The window CCCCGCTCGCGGCGGAGGTAAAGTCCGTGCTCTATAACCTCGAGGAGCGCGTGCCGGCGCAGGAGTATATCTTCGGCCTCGGCGGACGCGACTTTTACGCGCAGGACGCGCGGGCGGTCTTTGAGAGGATGGCGGCGGGAGATTACAGCGCGCGGGCGCGCTTTATCGGGCTTCTTGAGCGAGGTGACGAAGATGTGCGCGCTTAATATAAAGGAACTTACTAAAAAGGCCAGCCCGCTGACTCAGGGACACCGCATGTGCCCCGGCTGCGGCGCGCCTACGGCGATACGTCAGGCGCTGATGGGCGTCGACGACCCGGTGGTCGTGGTCAGCGCGACGGGCTGCATGGAGGTCTCGACGACCGTGTATCCCTACAGCTCCTGGCGCATGCCCTTCATGCACATCGCCTTTGAGAACGCCGGAGCGGGCATTTCCGGCATCGAGGCGGCCTATAAGGTGCTCCGCAAAAGGGGCAGGATAGACAAGAATATCAAATTTGTCGCCTTCGGCGGCGACGGCGGCACCTATGACATCGGCCTCCAGTCTCTCTCAGGGGCGCTCGAACGCGGCCATGACTTCACCTATATCTGCTATAACAACCAGGGTTATATGAACACCGGCGCGCAGCGCTCGAGCGCGACGCCGCAGAGCGCGAACGCGACCACTTCGCCCGCCGGCAGCGCCGTTCCCGGCAAGCTGCAGCGCGCGAAGGATCTCACGGAGATCGTCGCGGCCCACGACATCCCTTATGTCGCGCAGACCTCTCTGCATAATCCCTTCGATCTCATAGCGAAGGTGAAGCGCGCCGTCGAAACGCCTGGCCCCGCCTTCGTCAATGTGCTGGTGCCCTGTCCGCTTTTCTGGAAGATAAACCCCGCCAACCAGATGGAGATATGTCAGCTGGCGGTGGACAGCAAATTCTGGCCCGTCTACGAGGTGGCGAATGGAGAGTATTCGCTCTCCTACGAGCCAAAGAACCCGCGCAGGCTGGAGGATTTCCTCCGCGCGCAGGGACGTTACGCGCACCTCTTCAAGAAGGGGGCCGAGCGGCTCGACCTTGTCGAGGCGGCTCAGCGCGACGCCGACGAGAGTTGGGCGAAGCTGCTGAAAAAGTGCGGCAGATAAAAATTTAAGGATAACGTCGGGGCCGGAGGCGGGAGTTACCCTCCGGCCCTTTTCTTTTGTAAAAATCATTTCGCCGCCGTTGACGCCTAATTTTCTCCGAAGTATATTACCTCTTGAGCCACAGCGGGCGGCGATAATCCCCCGCTGAAAGAGCATGAAATTTTGGCACTAAATTCGGAGGCGCGGCGTCATGAACAACATTGAACGAAGAGACAGAGAGCTGCCATATATCGCGGACCGCGAGGTTCTTGAAGAATATCGGGCCTGCCGGAAACTGTTACATAGGCTGAATCACACGGATCTGGCGGACTTCGCGGCGCTCAAAGCGATAGTGAAAGAGCTGCTCGGGAAATCGGAGAACGCCGTCATCAATCCGCCCTTTTTCTGCGATTACGGCTTTCATATAGAGGTGGGGAAGAATTTTTACGCAAACTACAACTGCACGATAATCGACGTGGCGAAGGTTGTTATCGGCGACAACTGCCTGATGGGGCCCAATGCCGCGATCTATACGGCGGGGCATCCTCTGCATCCCGAGGCGAGAAAATCACTCTATGAATATGGGATCGGCGTCACGATCGGCGACAATGTGTGGATCGGCGGCGGCGCGATCGTCCTCCCGGGCGTGCATATCGGCAGCGGCTCGGTGATCGGGGCCGGCAGCGTCGTGACGAAGGATATCCCCGCCATGTCGCTGGCCGCAGGCAATCCCTGCAG is drawn from Cloacibacillus porcorum and contains these coding sequences:
- a CDS encoding thiamine pyrophosphate-dependent enzyme is translated as MCALNIKELTKKASPLTQGHRMCPGCGAPTAIRQALMGVDDPVVVVSATGCMEVSTTVYPYSSWRMPFMHIAFENAGAGISGIEAAYKVLRKRGRIDKNIKFVAFGGDGGTYDIGLQSLSGALERGHDFTYICYNNQGYMNTGAQRSSATPQSANATTSPAGSAVPGKLQRAKDLTEIVAAHDIPYVAQTSLHNPFDLIAKVKRAVETPGPAFVNVLVPCPLFWKINPANQMEICQLAVDSKFWPVYEVANGEYSLSYEPKNPRRLEDFLRAQGRYAHLFKKGAERLDLVEAAQRDADESWAKLLKKCGR
- a CDS encoding sugar O-acetyltransferase is translated as MNNIERRDRELPYIADREVLEEYRACRKLLHRLNHTDLADFAALKAIVKELLGKSENAVINPPFFCDYGFHIEVGKNFYANYNCTIIDVAKVVIGDNCLMGPNAAIYTAGHPLHPEARKSLYEYGIGVTIGDNVWIGGGAIVLPGVHIGSGSVIGAGSVVTKDIPAMSLAAGNPCRVIREITAEDMRYYFRDREFDEESAAEIKRFMEK